A genomic segment from Aegilops tauschii subsp. strangulata cultivar AL8/78 chromosome 1, Aet v6.0, whole genome shotgun sequence encodes:
- the LOC109780036 gene encoding uncharacterized protein, which translates to MSSVTSSASTNSNPFADANPPDINDIRNLNIFERVPVRLSQADSSYYTSKTYFSLMFREYHLIDHVDGTVDFSLVPKFHDWSTIDTTIIRWFFLTISPDFFHTVVQDGDDACAVWTKLNGIFTDNSSSENTSVNDYCRHLKTLADELRDIGAKFDDDLLLSTLTAGLNEEFGNAAANLSSSPTRPSPSSLRTPAWMSGG; encoded by the exons ATGTCGTCCGTCACCTCCTCCGCGTCCACCAACTCCAACCCGTTCGCCGACGCCAACCCGCCCGACATCAATGACATCCGCAACCTCAACATCTTCGAGCGGGTGCCGGTTCGTCTCTCGCAGGCAGACTCCTCCTACTACACGTCGAAGACGTATTTTTCCCTCATGTTTCGGGAGTATCATCTCATCGACCACGTGGACGGCACCGTCGACTTCAGCCTCGTCCCCAAGTTCCATGACTGGTCCACCATTGACACCACGATCATCCGATGGTTCTTCCTCACCATCTCGCCGGACTTCTTCCACACAGTCGTGCAGGACGGTGACGATGCCTGCGCCGTGTGGACCAAGCTGAACGGGATCTTCACCGACAACAGCTCCAGT GAAAACACCTCCGTCAACGACTATTGTCGCCACCTGAAGACTCTCGCTGACGAGCTCCGTGATATTGGCGCAAAGTTCGATGATGACCTCCTCCTCAGCACGCTCACCGCCGGGCTCAACGAGGAATTCGGCAACGCTGCAGCGAACCTCAGCTCATCCCCAACCCGTCCTTCGCCAAGTTCGTTGCGTACCCCCGCTTGGATGAGCGGCGGATGA